In the Nitrospirales bacterium LBB_01 genome, one interval contains:
- a CDS encoding type II secretion system F family protein produces MSSFKYQCVDLTGKETSGTLTASTISEARTVLKDKGLKVVSIAESVSIKSPFSSFSVKKTTVGEADLYNMAKELSVLLRAGLRIDNSLEIVTQTASNQALKACLRSAVKEIRAGKSVADAFEKTGTFNNLMLSVIRVGESVGDLKMSFEQIAGNLQFQIQFKAEIKNNLTYPVFLILASMVTLFIIFKFIIPRFFSVFGADQIKNLPAVSKMLFAMSEYLNLYVIFGVIIAIVLFFKYVGVKKLFHSAYARALSLPVFRTLILNLELSRFSYSMHTMLSSGIEFIKALKYSIDLIQNERIRNVFQPALKLIKEGRSIGEVFSGIEMLPDIVPSMVTVGEKSGNMKEIFLELFNVFDDRFKRAVKRIVILIEPAIIILMGIIVGFIVISLILTVMNVGNIKL; encoded by the coding sequence GTGAGCAGCTTTAAGTATCAGTGTGTTGATCTCACAGGTAAAGAAACAAGCGGCACTCTCACAGCTTCCACTATCTCTGAAGCACGGACTGTGCTTAAAGACAAGGGGCTTAAGGTTGTCTCAATTGCTGAGTCGGTATCTATCAAGTCACCGTTTTCATCGTTTTCTGTAAAAAAAACAACAGTCGGAGAGGCCGATCTCTATAACATGGCCAAAGAACTCAGTGTGCTCTTACGAGCCGGACTCCGCATTGACAACTCTCTTGAAATTGTGACACAAACGGCGTCAAATCAGGCGCTAAAAGCGTGTCTGCGAAGTGCGGTGAAAGAAATCAGAGCCGGTAAAAGTGTAGCCGACGCATTTGAAAAAACCGGCACATTCAATAACCTCATGCTTTCAGTTATCAGAGTAGGCGAGAGTGTGGGCGATCTTAAGATGTCATTTGAACAAATAGCAGGAAATCTTCAGTTTCAGATTCAATTTAAGGCAGAAATCAAAAACAATTTGACATATCCTGTTTTCTTAATTCTTGCCAGCATGGTAACACTGTTTATCATATTTAAATTCATAATCCCACGGTTTTTTAGCGTTTTTGGGGCTGATCAAATTAAAAACCTGCCTGCTGTTTCAAAAATGCTGTTTGCAATGAGCGAATATCTAAATCTTTATGTAATTTTTGGCGTTATCATAGCAATTGTGTTGTTTTTTAAATATGTCGGAGTCAAGAAGCTCTTTCATAGCGCTTATGCCCGAGCACTTTCCCTCCCGGTGTTTAGAACCCTGATATTAAACCTGGAGCTTTCCAGATTTTCCTACTCCATGCACACAATGCTTAGCAGCGGGATAGAGTTTATTAAAGCCCTTAAATATTCGATAGATTTGATTCAAAACGAAAGAATACGAAACGTGTTTCAACCAGCGCTGAAGCTGATAAAAGAGGGGCGCTCTATCGGGGAGGTGTTCTCTGGAATTGAGATGCTCCCTGATATTGTCCCCAGCATGGTAACTGTTGGCGAGAAAAGCGGCAATATGAAAGAGATTTTCCTTGAGCTATTTAATGTCTTTGACGACCGATTTAAACGAGCGGTTAAGAGAATTGTGATTTTGATAGAGCCTGCTATAATAATTCTGATGGGTATAATTGTGGGGTTTATCGTGATTTCACTAATTCTAACCGTAATGAATGTAGGAAACATAAAACTATGA
- a CDS encoding prepilin-type N-terminal cleavage/methylation domain-containing protein — protein sequence MPTQLGDRMQLGMRQKGFTLIELLIVIVIIGLIFAVTVPVSVRMYNRYMASLEAEKVMLFMFKLQRESFLDGEEKLVETDTGLITVNGVAQKFSEEFTAKSEGPHQESKTGKTKNNFVYIPTPILFFTNGTTGGGIVMVYVKDFIFAVKITPPYGEIRMEAHNT from the coding sequence ATGCCAACGCAGTTAGGCGATAGAATGCAACTTGGCATGAGACAAAAGGGTTTTACACTCATAGAGCTGCTTATCGTAATAGTAATCATAGGACTGATTTTTGCCGTGACAGTGCCGGTCTCAGTCAGGATGTATAACAGGTATATGGCTTCTCTTGAAGCTGAAAAGGTCATGCTCTTTATGTTTAAGCTCCAAAGAGAGTCATTCCTTGACGGAGAGGAAAAACTAGTTGAAACCGACACGGGGCTTATAACTGTTAACGGAGTTGCACAAAAGTTCTCAGAAGAGTTCACTGCTAAGTCAGAAGGGCCGCATCAGGAATCAAAAACCGGTAAAACAAAAAATAACTTCGTCTATATCCCTACCCCGATACTGTTTTTTACAAACGGCACAACCGGCGGAGGCATTGTGATGGTCTATGTAAAGGATTTTATTTTCGCTGTTAAGATAACCCCGCCCTATGGCGAAATCCGCATGGAGGCTCATAACACATAA